The Blautia obeum ATCC 29174 region TGGCCGTAAAGTCCTTGTGACTGCCGGACCGACACAGGAGGCAATCGATCCTGTACGCTATATTACGAATCATTCTTCCGGAAAGATGGGATATGCACTGGCAAAAGCAGCTATGCTCCGTGGGGCGGATGTAACACTGGTCAGCGGACCATGTGCAATCGAACCGCCACCGTTTGTAAAGCTTGTTCCGGTAGTGACGGCAAAGGAAATGTTTGATGCAGTTACTTCTGTAAGCTTTGAGCAGGACATTATCATTAAAGCAGCAGCAGTCGCTGACTATCGTCCGGCCAATGTCTATGAGGACAAGGTAAAGAAGCATGAGGAACAGATGAGTATAAAACTGGAAAAGACAGACGATATCCTGGGATATCTGGGAGAACATCGTCTGCCGGGACAGTTTCTGTGTGGATTTTCAATGGAAACCCAGAATATGCTTGGTAATTCCAGAGCAAAACTTGGAAAAAAACATCTGGATATGGTTGCTGCCAATAATCTGAAGGTGGCAGGTGCCGGATTCCAGGGGGATACCAATGTTCTGACTCTGATTACACAGGATGAAGACGTATCACTCCAGCTTATGAGCAAGGAGGATGCAGCCAATGTCATCCTGGATAAAATTCTCTCTATTCAGAAAGAAAGGGAGGAACAGTAACCCGTTCACCAGGAAGCGGGTAAATAAAAACTTCATATGCCCGCAATTCCGCACCGTATTGTATCCCGTGTAAGGGAACGATAACAAGGAGGAAAACATGAAAACAAAGAAATTTACCACATCACAGCTGACCATTCTGGGCCTTATGGCAGGAATCCTTTTTCTGATGGCTTATACACCACTGGGATATCTGAATATCGGACCACTGGCAGTAACTTTTAACGTAATTCCAGTTGCAGTCTGCGCCATTGTACTTGGACCGACAGGCGGCGCAATCGCAGGAGCCGTTTTTGGACTGACCAGTTTTATGCAGGCAATAGGAATCGGCGGTGTAAGTGCCCTTGGATCTGCTCTGTTTCAGATCAATCCGTTTATGACGGCGGTACAGTGTT contains the following coding sequences:
- the coaBC gene encoding bifunctional phosphopantothenoylcysteine decarboxylase/phosphopantothenate--cysteine ligase CoaBC; its protein translation is MLKGKTVLLGVTGSIAAYKIAYLASALKKLHAQVHVLMTQNATNFINPITFETLTGNKCLVDTFDRNFQFSVEHVSIAKQADVVMIAPASANVIGKLAHGIADDMLTTTIMACKCKKIVSPAMNTNMYENPIVQDNLAILQHYGYEVIEPASGYLACGDTGAGKMPEPEMLLDYILREIAKEKDLLGRKVLVTAGPTQEAIDPVRYITNHSSGKMGYALAKAAMLRGADVTLVSGPCAIEPPPFVKLVPVVTAKEMFDAVTSVSFEQDIIIKAAAVADYRPANVYEDKVKKHEEQMSIKLEKTDDILGYLGEHRLPGQFLCGFSMETQNMLGNSRAKLGKKHLDMVAANNLKVAGAGFQGDTNVLTLITQDEDVSLQLMSKEDAANVILDKILSIQKEREEQ